The following proteins are encoded in a genomic region of Rhizobium sp. CCGE531:
- a CDS encoding GNAT family protein encodes MLSPILEGSNVRLRPPCAEDADVRFALGTTAEIAEMYGVNKDDMKPVTREGAAKWLRWLTDHPHAWVIEINDAFAGEIRLDNVNRQDRRAMMAIGINNPALLGKGFGTEAITLLLNHAFGEMGLHRIGIRVLAYNKRAIRAYEKCGFIVEGRERETAYVNGSWHDDTMMGLLDREFSALQR; translated from the coding sequence TTGTTGTCACCAATTCTTGAAGGCAGCAACGTCAGGCTCCGCCCGCCATGTGCCGAGGACGCCGATGTGCGTTTTGCCCTGGGTACGACTGCCGAGATCGCGGAGATGTACGGCGTAAACAAGGACGACATGAAGCCCGTTACCCGGGAGGGCGCCGCCAAGTGGCTGCGATGGCTCACCGATCATCCGCATGCATGGGTCATCGAAATCAATGACGCCTTTGCCGGCGAAATCAGATTGGACAACGTCAATCGCCAGGACCGGCGCGCGATGATGGCAATCGGCATCAACAATCCAGCCTTGCTTGGCAAAGGCTTTGGCACGGAAGCAATCACTCTCCTGCTAAACCATGCCTTCGGCGAGATGGGACTGCATCGCATCGGAATCCGCGTGCTCGCCTACAACAAGCGCGCCATCCGCGCCTATGAAAAATGCGGCTTTATCGTCGAAGGGAGGGAGCGAGAGACCGCTTACGTCAACGGCAGCTGGCACGATGACACCATGATGGGCCTGCTGGATCGAGAGTTTTCGGCGCTGCAGCGCTGA
- the ribB gene encoding 3,4-dihydroxy-2-butanone-4-phosphate synthase → MSYDQKRVVDAIRAFEAGEIVVVMDDNDRENEGDLIVAAVHCTSEKMAFIVRHTSGIVCTPMPREEAKRLNLNAMVAENDSAHTTAFTVSVDFKHGTTTGISADDRTLTVRNLANPNVGANDFVRPGHIFPLVSREGGVLMRSGHTEAAVDLCRLAGLPPIGVISELVNDDGTVTRGQQVVEFAEQHGLKLVSVADLIAYRQRKETLIELGDSFDIETPFGKARAHTYSLPWDPMQHLAVVFGDIRDGVDIPVRLHPESVAEDLFGKRRPVDFYMKKIAEEGRGIIVYLREGSVGVGHFDNGRKARQAERESHTEAQARDSEWLEIGLGAQILKDLGVSSIKLLTSRERHYVGLEGFGIKIATTEIC, encoded by the coding sequence ATGTCTTACGACCAGAAGCGCGTTGTCGATGCCATCCGGGCCTTCGAGGCCGGCGAGATCGTCGTCGTCATGGACGATAACGACCGCGAAAACGAAGGCGACCTGATCGTCGCCGCCGTTCACTGCACGTCCGAAAAGATGGCTTTCATCGTCCGGCACACGTCCGGCATCGTCTGCACGCCGATGCCGCGCGAGGAAGCCAAGCGGCTCAACCTCAACGCCATGGTGGCGGAGAATGATTCCGCGCATACGACGGCCTTCACCGTCTCCGTCGATTTCAAGCACGGCACGACGACAGGCATTTCCGCCGACGACCGGACGCTGACGGTGCGCAACCTCGCCAATCCGAATGTCGGCGCGAACGATTTCGTCCGCCCGGGCCATATTTTTCCGCTCGTCTCACGCGAAGGCGGCGTGCTCATGCGCTCCGGTCATACGGAAGCCGCGGTCGACCTCTGCAGGCTCGCCGGCCTGCCGCCGATCGGCGTCATCAGCGAACTCGTCAATGACGACGGCACGGTGACGCGCGGCCAGCAGGTGGTCGAATTCGCCGAGCAGCACGGATTGAAGCTCGTTTCCGTCGCCGATCTCATCGCCTACCGCCAGCGCAAGGAAACCCTGATCGAGCTCGGGGACAGCTTCGATATCGAGACGCCGTTCGGCAAGGCGCGGGCGCATACCTATTCGCTGCCCTGGGACCCGATGCAGCATCTCGCCGTCGTCTTCGGCGATATCCGCGACGGCGTCGACATCCCGGTGCGCCTGCATCCCGAAAGCGTCGCCGAGGACCTGTTCGGCAAGCGCCGTCCGGTCGATTTCTACATGAAGAAGATCGCCGAGGAAGGCCGCGGCATCATCGTCTATCTGCGCGAGGGCTCCGTCGGCGTCGGCCATTTCGACAATGGCCGCAAGGCGCGCCAGGCCGAACGCGAAAGCCATACCGAGGCACAGGCGCGCGACAGCGAATGGCTGGAAATCGGCCTTGGCGCACAGATCCTCAAGGATCTCGGCGTCAGCTCGATCAAGCTGCTCACCAGCCGCGAACGGCACTATGTCGGCCTCGAAGGCTTCGGCATCAAGATCGCCACCACGGAAATCTGCTGA
- the aroC gene encoding chorismate synthase, whose protein sequence is MSHNTFGHLFRVTTWGESHGPALGCVVDGCPPGLRFKLEDIQAWLDKRKPGQSRFVTQRREDDLVKVLSGVMMDEDGETMISTGTPISMLIENTDQRSKDYGEIARSYRPGHADYTYDVKYGIRDYRGGGRSSARETAARVAAGGIARLVVPGVTIRGALVQIGKHKINRANWDWAQVNQNPFFAPDPEIVPVWEEYLDGIRKAGSSIGAVVEVVAEGVPAGLGAPIYGKLDQDIASLLMSINAVKGVEIGEGFASAELTGEENADAMRMGNDGKRIFLSNHAGGILGGISTGEPIVARFAIKPTSSILTERQSIDADGNNVDVRTKGRHDPCVGIRAVPIGEAMVACAVADHYLRDRGQTGQQR, encoded by the coding sequence ATGTCGCACAATACATTCGGTCATCTTTTCCGCGTCACCACCTGGGGCGAAAGCCATGGCCCGGCGCTCGGCTGCGTCGTCGATGGCTGCCCTCCCGGCCTCCGCTTCAAGCTCGAAGACATTCAGGCCTGGCTCGACAAGCGCAAGCCGGGACAATCCCGCTTCGTCACACAGCGGCGCGAGGACGACCTCGTCAAGGTTCTCTCGGGCGTGATGATGGACGAGGACGGCGAGACGATGATCTCGACCGGCACGCCGATCTCGATGCTGATCGAGAATACCGACCAGCGTTCGAAGGATTACGGCGAGATCGCCCGGAGCTACCGCCCCGGCCATGCCGACTATACCTATGACGTCAAATACGGCATCCGCGACTATCGCGGCGGCGGGCGCTCGTCGGCGCGCGAGACGGCGGCACGCGTCGCGGCCGGCGGCATCGCCCGCCTCGTCGTGCCCGGCGTGACGATCCGCGGCGCGCTGGTACAGATCGGCAAGCACAAGATCAACCGCGCCAACTGGGACTGGGCGCAGGTGAACCAGAACCCGTTCTTTGCCCCGGATCCTGAAATCGTGCCGGTATGGGAAGAATATCTCGACGGCATCCGCAAGGCCGGCTCCTCGATCGGCGCCGTGGTCGAAGTCGTGGCCGAAGGCGTGCCGGCAGGGCTCGGCGCGCCGATCTATGGCAAGCTCGACCAGGATATCGCCTCGCTGCTGATGTCGATCAATGCCGTCAAGGGCGTCGAAATCGGCGAAGGCTTCGCCTCCGCCGAACTGACAGGCGAGGAAAATGCCGATGCGATGCGCATGGGCAATGACGGCAAGCGCATCTTCCTGTCCAATCACGCCGGCGGCATTCTGGGCGGCATTTCCACCGGCGAGCCGATCGTCGCGCGCTTCGCCATCAAGCCGACATCCTCGATCCTGACGGAACGCCAGTCGATCGATGCCGACGGCAACAATGTCGATGTGCGCACCAAGGGCCGCCACGATCCGTGCGTGGGCATTCGCGCCGTACCGATCGGCGAAGCGATGGTTGCCTGCGCCGTTGCCGACCATTATCTGAGGGATCGCGGCCAGACGGGCCAGCAGAGGTAG
- a CDS encoding thioesterase family protein, translating to MARAERSDVIEVRVPPRDIDRHGQMFIASYISQAETALSNFWRTRPLVDDEPLYIARKASCSLHRALHHDDLARFSISVNKIGGKSIGFMIMVETGNELAAEVEILWLAVRGEEHDPASLPEDTRDWLYKYLT from the coding sequence ATGGCGAGAGCAGAACGATCCGATGTCATCGAGGTAAGGGTGCCGCCGCGCGATATCGACCGGCACGGCCAAATGTTTATCGCCTCCTATATCTCCCAGGCGGAAACGGCGCTCTCGAATTTCTGGCGCACGCGGCCGCTGGTCGACGACGAGCCCCTCTATATCGCTAGGAAAGCATCCTGTTCGCTGCATCGGGCCTTGCACCATGACGATCTTGCCCGCTTTTCGATCAGCGTCAACAAGATCGGCGGCAAGTCGATCGGCTTCATGATCATGGTCGAAACCGGCAATGAACTGGCGGCGGAGGTGGAAATTCTCTGGCTCGCGGTCCGTGGCGAGGAGCACGATCCGGCATCGCTGCCGGAAGACACGCGCGACTGGCTCTATAAATATCTGACGTAA
- a CDS encoding biotin transporter BioY yields the protein MNTRDLVLSALFAAIIVALGLLPPIPIGIIPVPITAQSLGVMLAGVVLGAKRGTIAVLLVVVLVTIGLPVLSGGRGGLAVFAGPTAGFFVGWIFAAFVTGYFSERLVKPEQSGLVQGVGFFIAAVIGGVVVLYAFGIAWLTINIGFSKAFLGSLGFVPGDVIKAVVAALVGRAVMVGYPLLPQRS from the coding sequence ATGAACACCCGCGATCTCGTCCTCTCGGCGCTTTTTGCCGCCATCATCGTGGCGCTCGGCCTCTTGCCGCCCATCCCGATCGGCATCATTCCCGTGCCGATCACGGCGCAGTCGCTCGGCGTGATGCTCGCCGGCGTCGTGCTCGGCGCCAAGCGCGGGACGATCGCGGTGCTGCTGGTGGTCGTGCTCGTCACGATCGGCCTGCCGGTGCTGTCGGGAGGTCGCGGCGGCCTCGCCGTCTTCGCAGGTCCGACGGCCGGCTTCTTCGTCGGCTGGATATTCGCGGCCTTCGTCACCGGCTATTTCTCGGAGAGGTTGGTGAAGCCGGAACAGAGCGGCCTCGTTCAGGGCGTCGGCTTCTTCATCGCCGCCGTCATCGGCGGTGTGGTCGTGCTCTATGCGTTCGGCATTGCCTGGCTGACCATCAATATCGGTTTCAGCAAGGCGTTTCTCGGGTCCTTGGGCTTTGTGCCGGGAGATGTCATCAAGGCCGTCGTCGCGGCGCTCGTCGGTCGCGCCGTCATGGTCGGCTATCCGCTTCTGCCGCAGCGGAGCTAA
- a CDS encoding dipeptidase → MDNVRIFDGHNDAVQFMLDYKSDGRDFLARSEAGHLDLPRALEGGLAGGLFAMHASPEHEPVDDLTITDNGYEVRYAEAPHPDHARLQIDGQLSAIRKLVGRSGDKIRLVSSVGEIEAARRDAAFAIVLHMEGADAIGPDLGYLEGLYDAGLRSLGIVWSRPNIFGYGVPFAYPRSPDTGPGLTDLGKNLVRRCNELGIMIDVSHLNERGFWDVAALSTAPLVATHACAHAICPSTRNLTDPQLDAIRDTGGVVGLNLAVNDIRADANLEEDTPLEAVVRQIDYLIARVGADGVALGSDFDGAVMPREIKDASGLPHLMDAMRKSGFDEPILRKFAYDNWLRVFGLTWPDRSRTLSPPP, encoded by the coding sequence ATGGACAATGTTCGGATTTTCGATGGGCACAACGATGCGGTCCAGTTCATGCTGGACTACAAATCTGACGGCCGCGATTTTCTGGCTCGATCGGAAGCCGGACATCTCGATCTTCCGCGAGCACTGGAAGGAGGTTTGGCCGGCGGATTGTTCGCGATGCATGCCTCGCCAGAGCATGAGCCGGTGGATGATCTGACGATCACAGATAATGGATATGAGGTTCGCTATGCCGAAGCCCCGCATCCCGACCATGCGCGGCTGCAGATCGATGGGCAGCTTTCGGCCATAAGGAAGCTGGTTGGGCGCTCGGGCGATAAAATACGCCTTGTATCAAGCGTAGGCGAGATTGAGGCGGCACGACGTGATGCCGCCTTTGCCATCGTGCTTCACATGGAAGGTGCCGACGCCATCGGCCCCGATCTCGGCTATCTGGAGGGCTTGTACGATGCCGGCCTTCGGTCCCTGGGCATCGTGTGGAGCCGCCCGAATATTTTCGGCTACGGCGTTCCGTTCGCCTATCCGAGGTCGCCCGATACGGGGCCGGGACTGACGGATTTGGGAAAGAATCTGGTCAGAAGATGCAATGAGCTCGGCATCATGATCGATGTTTCCCATCTGAACGAGCGCGGATTTTGGGATGTCGCGGCATTGAGCACCGCTCCGCTTGTGGCCACCCACGCCTGCGCCCATGCCATATGTCCATCGACCCGGAACCTCACCGACCCGCAATTGGATGCCATCCGCGATACCGGCGGGGTCGTCGGGTTGAACCTGGCCGTCAATGACATTCGCGCGGATGCCAATCTTGAGGAAGATACCCCGCTCGAGGCCGTTGTTCGTCAGATCGATTATCTCATCGCCCGCGTTGGAGCGGATGGGGTCGCCCTTGGATCGGATTTTGACGGCGCTGTTATGCCTCGTGAGATCAAGGACGCAAGCGGCTTGCCACATCTCATGGATGCCATGCGCAAAAGCGGATTCGATGAACCGATCCTGCGAAAATTCGCCTATGATAATTGGCTTCGCGTATTCGGCCTCACATGGCCGGATCGATCGCGAACTTTGTCACCTCCCCCTTGA
- a CDS encoding energy-coupling factor transporter transmembrane component T codes for MQTLHVDVDTWLHRLSPRVKLLALAAFGVLPFLTQSIPLLACANLVGAGLYFRTGLSIGDALKRLRPILISIAVLTIFAALVGPLHAAIVTALRLTALALFAATVTATTSMAAFIDEITILATPLEKLGLLKAADIGLAIGLVIRFVPEILDRYRAIREAHQARGIKVRLATTLAPLIILTLRDADNIAAAIDARGIRRQ; via the coding sequence ATGCAGACGCTGCATGTCGACGTCGATACCTGGCTGCACCGGCTCTCCCCGCGCGTGAAGCTCCTGGCGCTGGCCGCATTTGGCGTTCTGCCTTTCCTGACCCAGTCCATCCCGTTGCTTGCCTGTGCAAATCTTGTCGGCGCCGGCCTCTATTTTCGCACGGGCCTGTCGATCGGAGACGCATTGAAGCGGCTGCGGCCGATCCTGATCTCGATTGCCGTCCTTACAATTTTCGCGGCACTGGTCGGGCCGCTCCACGCGGCAATCGTCACCGCCCTGCGATTGACCGCGCTTGCGCTGTTCGCCGCCACGGTGACGGCGACGACATCGATGGCCGCTTTCATCGACGAGATCACGATCCTTGCCACGCCGCTTGAAAAGCTCGGCCTACTGAAGGCCGCCGATATCGGGCTTGCAATCGGCCTCGTGATCCGCTTCGTCCCCGAGATTCTCGATCGCTACCGCGCGATCCGCGAGGCGCATCAGGCCCGCGGAATCAAAGTTCGCCTGGCGACCACGCTCGCGCCGCTGATCATCCTGACGCTGCGCGATGCGGACAATATCGCGGCGGCGATTGACGCACGCGGCATTCGGCGTCAATGA
- a CDS encoding ABC transporter ATP-binding protein, producing MDIRFDKAGVDYDKRTALFPLSLTLQEKRVGIIGLNGSGKTTFARLINGLVKPTAGRVTVDGLDTVGEAAKVLGKVGYIFQSPQNQIILPIVRDDIAFGLKARGYDKAEIEAAVEGILGRFGVSHLGARRAHELSGGELQMAALCSVLVTGPDILILDEPTNQLDLKNRALVQKTIMGLPERVIVISHDLPLLEDFERVLLFDQGRLVADAPAAEAIARYRELAS from the coding sequence TTGGACATCCGCTTCGATAAAGCCGGCGTCGACTATGACAAACGAACCGCTCTTTTCCCGCTGAGCCTGACGCTTCAGGAGAAGCGCGTCGGGATCATCGGACTCAACGGTTCCGGCAAGACGACCTTCGCGCGGCTGATCAACGGGCTCGTCAAGCCGACGGCGGGACGCGTCACGGTCGATGGGCTCGATACGGTCGGCGAGGCTGCCAAAGTGCTCGGCAAGGTCGGCTATATCTTCCAGTCGCCGCAGAACCAGATCATCCTGCCCATCGTGCGCGACGACATCGCTTTCGGCCTCAAGGCGCGTGGATATGACAAGGCTGAAATCGAGGCGGCCGTCGAGGGCATTCTCGGCCGGTTTGGCGTCAGCCATCTTGGGGCACGGCGGGCACATGAGCTTTCCGGCGGAGAGTTGCAGATGGCAGCCCTCTGCTCGGTGCTTGTGACCGGCCCGGATATTCTCATTCTGGACGAACCGACGAACCAGCTCGACCTCAAGAACCGGGCGCTGGTGCAAAAGACCATCATGGGACTGCCGGAAAGGGTCATCGTCATCAGCCACGACCTGCCGCTGCTCGAGGATTTCGAGCGGGTGCTTTTGTTCGACCAGGGCCGGCTTGTCGCCGACGCTCCGGCCGCGGAAGCGATTGCGCGCTACAGGGAGCTGGCCTCCTGA
- a CDS encoding winged helix-turn-helix domain-containing protein, producing the protein MTNLLSNRDARRVFLAKQGLANPPNRALTKAGLLQLIHDIGFVQVDSIATVERAHHQILFSRNQTYRREHLTELLEKDGALFENWTHDASILPSAFFVYWKHRFRREDEAIIARWRKWRGEGFEAAFDETYERVLKNGAITAREVKAEDHVSGGWWNWHPNKTALEYFWRTGKFAIAGRTNFQKVYDLVERVLPSHFHEPEVEHDEFVDWACRSALQRLGFATSGEIAAFWDLVTPQEAKTWVETHRDELTDVLIEPAGSGKPRPSFAFLDFHARLDNHAEAPARIRVLSPFDPTLRDRNRTERLFGFFYRIEIFVPEPKREYGYYVFPLLEGDRLIGRIDMKADRKAGTLDVKRLWLEPGVKASAGRLEKLEAELERVARFAGVEKVVFLEGWRG; encoded by the coding sequence ATGACGAATCTGCTCTCGAATCGCGATGCTCGCCGCGTGTTCCTTGCCAAGCAGGGCCTTGCCAATCCGCCGAACCGCGCCTTGACCAAGGCGGGTCTGCTGCAGCTCATCCACGACATCGGCTTCGTGCAGGTGGACAGCATCGCCACCGTCGAGCGCGCCCATCACCAGATCCTGTTTTCGCGCAACCAGACCTACCGGCGCGAGCATCTGACGGAGCTTCTGGAAAAGGACGGCGCGCTCTTCGAAAACTGGACGCACGATGCCTCGATCCTGCCGAGCGCCTTCTTCGTCTACTGGAAGCATCGCTTCCGCCGCGAGGACGAGGCGATTATCGCGCGCTGGCGCAAATGGCGGGGCGAGGGGTTCGAGGCCGCCTTCGACGAGACCTACGAGCGCGTCCTGAAGAACGGCGCGATCACCGCCCGCGAGGTCAAGGCGGAGGATCATGTCTCCGGCGGCTGGTGGAACTGGCATCCGAACAAGACGGCGCTCGAATATTTCTGGCGCACCGGCAAGTTCGCGATTGCCGGCCGCACCAATTTCCAGAAGGTCTACGACCTTGTCGAACGCGTGCTGCCGAGCCATTTCCACGAGCCGGAAGTCGAGCACGACGAATTCGTCGACTGGGCCTGCCGCAGCGCGCTGCAGCGCCTCGGCTTTGCGACATCGGGCGAAATCGCAGCCTTCTGGGATCTGGTGACGCCGCAGGAGGCCAAGACCTGGGTCGAGACGCATCGGGACGAACTGACCGATGTGCTGATTGAGCCCGCCGGCAGCGGCAAGCCGCGGCCTTCCTTCGCCTTCCTTGATTTCCATGCGAGGCTCGATAATCATGCGGAAGCCCCGGCGCGTATCCGCGTCCTCAGCCCCTTCGATCCGACCCTGCGCGACCGCAACCGCACGGAACGCCTCTTCGGCTTCTTCTACCGCATCGAGATCTTCGTGCCGGAACCGAAGCGCGAATACGGCTATTATGTCTTCCCACTGCTGGAGGGCGACCGGCTGATCGGACGGATCGACATGAAGGCCGACCGCAAGGCGGGGACCCTCGATGTCAAGCGCCTGTGGCTGGAACCGGGCGTCAAGGCATCGGCTGGCCGGTTGGAGAAGCTCGAAGCGGAACTGGAGCGCGTCGCCCGCTTTGCCGGTGTCGAGAAAGTGGTGTTTCTCGAGGGCTGGCGGGGATGA